The following coding sequences lie in one Nycticebus coucang isolate mNycCou1 chromosome 18, mNycCou1.pri, whole genome shotgun sequence genomic window:
- the MRM3 gene encoding rRNA methyltransferase 3, mitochondrial codes for MTYPKTQLHHSLPILLICDNLRDPGNLGTILRSAAGAGCSKVLLTKGCVDAWEPKVLRAGMGAHFQVPLINNLEWETVPNYLPPDTRVYVADNCGLYAQAQMSDKASDRGSVCDRRYLKFHGYEEEEDLETGAKKGWLPELEVQSYDLDWTEAPAAVVIGGETYGVSLESLQLAESTGGKRLLIPVVPGVDSLNSAMAASILLFEGKRQLRLRAEHLSRNRS; via the exons ATGACCTATCCAAAGACACAGCTTCACCATTCACTGCCCATATTGTTGATTTGTGACAATCTCCGTGACCCTGGGAACCTGGGGACAATTCTGAGATCTGCTGCTGGGGCAGGTTGCAGCAAAGTATTACTCACCAAAG gcTGTGTGGATGCCTGGGAGCCAAAAGTGTTACGGGCAGGAATGGGTGCACATTTCCAGGTGCCCCTTATCAATAATCTGGAATGGGAAACAGTGCCAAATTACCTGCCCCCTGACACCCGGGTCTACGTGGCTGACAACTGTGGCCTTTATGCTCAGGCCCAAATGTCTGACAAAGCCAGTGATCGTGGCTCAGTGTGTGATCGGCGATACCTGAAGTTTCACGGgtatgaggaggaggaagatctAGAAACTGGCGCTAAGAAAGGCTGGCTCCCTGAACTTGAGGTTCAGAGTTACGACTTGGACTGGACAGAGGCACCAGCAGCTGTGGTGATTGGTGGTGAGACTTACGGTGTGAGCCTAGAGTCCCTGCAGTTGGCTGAAAGCACGGGGGGCAAGAGGCTGCTCATCCCCGTTGTGCCTGGTGTAGATAGCCTGAACTCAGCCATGGCTGCAAGCATCCTGCTTTTTGAAGGGAAAAGACAACTACGGTTAAGGGCAGAACACTTGAGCAGGAACAGAAGTTAA